A region from the Zonotrichia leucophrys gambelii isolate GWCS_2022_RI chromosome Z, RI_Zleu_2.0, whole genome shotgun sequence genome encodes:
- the ECPAS gene encoding proteasome adapter and scaffold protein ECM29 isoform X2, translated as MEVSADSDQLERVFLRLGHAETDEQLQNIISKFLPPVLLKLSSTQEGVRKKVMELLVHLNKRIKSRPKIQLPVETLLVQYQDPSAVSFVTNFTIIYVKMGYPRLPVEKQCELAPTLLTAMEGKPQPQQDSLMHLLIPTLFHMKYPAEPLKAAASPFNLAEKPKTVQLLLDFMLDVLLMPYGFVLNESQSRQNVSSAQGSSSSSVGGPGIPQPPPGMSFYAAKRVIGDSPWTPELLEQCKLGIVKFIEAEQVPELEAVIHLVVASSDTRHSVATAADLELKSKQSLIDWNNPAIINKMYKVYLGDIPLKTKEGSVLKPEMKRESVSTRVKLKIVPHLLRSRQAAEMFPANIQVVYDGLFGANTNAKLRSLSLQFVHHICVICPESKIKPLGPMLLNGLTKLINEHKEDSKLLSMAYSAVGKLSSRMPQLFTKDIALVQQFFEALCKEDADTRLAIQEALSMMVGAYSNLEGAQRTLMEVLVASYLMKPEVQVRQVAVKFASTVFPPDHIPSRYLLLLAAGDPREEVHGEAQRVLRTFSGKNEKESSGKQMPSFSEMVHYIQDKATHRMKTPAKYMTGTAALPFNPATFGEIVLYLRMCLAHSAGVVPTSQSLADMQDHAPAIGRYIRNLMSGNHLPSSSSSSSSKSAETNPVHIYIGLLQQLLAGVGGLPVMYCLLEVVSVYPEKLAARFVDKMDWIKNLMNTNKEEMRELAALFYSVVLSTMSGDELRASLEQLIKMTKDSHSPEVQHGSLLALGFTVGRYLAKRKIRTMELHDIEQPNTSVMPDQEQLIKSTTETIGSFLDSTSPFLVVGACMALGEIGRNGPLPIPNEGTGFTKLQLVENLLARIPSSKETNKMKERAIQTLGYFPVGDEDFPHQKLLLQGLMDSVEAKQIELQFTVGEAITSAAVGTSSVAARDAWTVTEEEYIPPSDLKVNDVVPWVLDLILNKHIISPNPHVRQAACIWLLSLVKKLSTHKAIKSHLKDIQSAFVSILSDSDELSQDVASKGLGLIYELGSEQDQQELVTTLVDTLMTGKRAKHEMTGETVVFQGGLSKTPDGQGLSTYKELCSLASDLNQPDLVYKFMNLANHHAMWNSRKGAAFGFNVIATKAGEQLAPFLPQLLPRLYRYQFDPNLGIRQAMTSIWNALVTDKSMVDKYMKEILEDLISNLTSSLWRIRESSCLALNDLLRGRPLDDVIDKLPEIWEVLFRVQDDIKETVRKAAELALKTLSKVCVKMCDPSKGAAGQKTIAVLLPCLLDKGIVSTVAEVRSLSINTLVKISKSAGSMLKPHAPKLIPALLESLSVLEPQVLNYLSFSATDQEKTAMDSARLSAVKSSPMMETINMSLQYLDVSVLGELVPRLCELIKSGVGLGTKGGCASVIVSLTTQCPQDLTPYSGKLMSALLSGLTDRNSVVQKSFAFAMGHLVRTSRDSSTEKLLHKLSSWYMEKEEPVYRAGCALTVHAMGRYSPDVLKNHAKQVLPLAFLGMHEVPEEEKGEKENSTLWTEVWQENVPGTQGGIRLYLQELISITQKALQSQSWKMKAQGAAAMASIAKQTSSLVPPHLGMVLSALLQGLPGRTWTGKEELLKAIASVVSACSAELQKSVPGQPTITDVVQALLKECRKENLKYKMVALRCAAEVLQATKEDRFQELADIIFPMIKKNSLEGTGTAFPKHDEEDEDMREREVQMESLICAFETLGKAWPRSLETQRCYRQEFCKLMCDRLKLSTWKVQLGVLQAMNAYFQGLMLFDEEHSDPVALTEILLETCSSITHSLENKSYTSIRTEALSVIQLLLSRLQEAQQWESLTRESREHLVRSLSTMASDSRPELQERAFVLKRTLENLD; from the exons ATCAGCTGGAGCGCGTGTTCTTACGTCTTGGCCATGCAGAAACAGATGAGCAGTTGCAGAACATTATTTCCAAATTCCTACCCCCTGTTCTCCTCAAGCTGTCCAGCACACAGGAAGGAGTTCGCAAAAAG GTCATGGAGCTGCTGGTTCATCTGAATAAGCGCATCAAAAGTCGACCAAAAATTCAGCTTCCGGTAGAGACACTGCTAGTTCAGTATCAAGATCCTTCTGCAGTGTCATTTGTCACT AATTTTACCATAATTTATGTTAAGATGGGATACCCCCGTCTGCCTGTGGAAAAACAATGTGAATTGGCTCCAACCCTTCTCACTGCCATGGAAGGGAAACCTCAGCCACAACAAGACAG CCTAATGCATCTTCTAATACCAACCCTTTTTCACATGAAATACCCTGCTGAAccactgaaagcagcagcttctccattTAATCTTGCTGAAAAACCAAAGACTGTACAGCTGCTTTTGGACTTTATGTTGGATGTTCTTCTTATGCCTTATGG GTTTGTATTGAATGAATCTCAAAGTCGACAAAATGTGTCCTCGGCCCAGGGGTCTTCATCAAGTAGTGTGGGAGGTCCTGGAATccctcagccacctccagggatgagcTTTTATGCAGCCAAAAGGGTTATTGGAGATAGTCCATGGACACCAGAGCTGCTAGAACAG TGTAAGCTGGGGATAGTGAAGTTCATTGAGGCTGAGCAAGTGCCCGAACTTGAAGCTGTTATACACCTGGTTGTAGCCTCCAGTGATACAAGACACAGTGTTGCCACTGCAGCAGACCTTGAACTAAAAAGCAAGCAAAG tttaatTGACTGGAACAATCCTGCTATCATCAACAAAATGTATAAAGTGTATCTTGGGGACATACCACTGAAAACCAAGGAG GGTTCTGTGCTGAAACCAGAAATGAAACGAGAGTCAGTCAGCACCCGTGTTAAATTAAAGATAGTTCCTCATCTTCTACGATCCCGACAAGCTGCAGAAATGTTCCCGGCTAACATTCAG GTGGTGTATGATGGACTCTTTGGTGCAAACACAAATGCAAAACTGAGAAGTCTGTCTTTGCAGTTTGTACATCATATTTGTGTCAT TTGTCCAGAGAGTAAAATAAAGCCCTTAGGTCCAATGCTTTTAAATGGACTTACAAAGCTGATCAATGAACACAAAGAG GATTCAAAACTGCTATCAATGGCATATTCAGCAGTTGGAAAGCTCTCCAG CCGAATGCCTCAGCTTTTTACCAAGGATATAGCACTGGTACAGCAGTTTTTTGAAGCCCTATGCAAG GAAGATGCTGATACTAGGCTTGCCATTCAAGAGGCATTGTCTATGATGGTTGGAGCATATAGTAACTTGGAAGGAGCCCAGCGTACCTTGATGGAAGTTCTTGTAGCTTCTTATTTAATGAAG CCTGAAGTTCAAGTACGTCAAGTGGCTGTAAAATTTGCTAGCACAGTGTTCCCTCCAGATCATATCCCCTCCAGATACTTACTCCTGTTAGCTGCAGGAGACCC gcGGGAGGAGGTACATGGAGAAGCCCAGCGAGTACTGAgaacattttctggaaaaaatgaaaaggagagtTCTGGGAAGCAGATGCCTTCCTTCTCTGAAATGGTCCATTACATTCAAGACAAG GCCACTCACCGAATGAAAACTCCAGCTAAATATATGACTGGAACTGCAGCGTTACCTTTTAATCCTGCCACATTTGGAGAG ATAGTTCTCTATCTGCGGATGTGTCTTGCTCACAGTGCTGGTGTGGTGCCAACCTCACAGAGCTTGGCAGATATGCAAGATCATGCTCCAGCCATTGGACGTTACATAAGAAACCTCATGTCTGGCAACCACTtaccttcctcttcctcctcctcctcttcaaaAAGTGCAGAAACCAACcctgtacatatatatattggCCTTCTTCAGCAGCTCTTAGCTGGTGTTGGAG GTTTACCAGTCATGTATTGTCTTCTAGAAGTTGTTTCAGTGTATCCAGAAAAACTAGCTGCCAGATTTGTAGACAAAATGGATTGGATTAAG AACTTGATGAACACCAACAAAGAGGAAATGCGTGAGCTTGCAGCCCTGTTTTATTCTGTAGTGCTGTCTACCATGTCTGGAGATGAGCTTAGGGCATCCTTGGAGCAGCTGATCAAGATGACAAAAGACAGCCAT AGCCCGGAGGTCCAACATGGATCCTTGTTGGCTTTGGGATTTACAGTAGGAAGGTACTTGGCCAAAAGGAAAATTAGAACAATGGAGCTACATGACATAGAACAGCCAAACACTTCAGTCATGCCGGATCAAGAACAACTTATAAAATCGACAACAGAGACAATAG GTTCTTTTTTGGACAGTACCTCTCCCTTCCTTGTGGTGGGTGCTTGTATGGCTCTTGGAGAGATTGGCAGGAATGGCCCCTTGCCAATCCCCAATGAAGGAACAGGATTTACAAAGCTGCAACTTGTTGAAAACTTACTGGCTCGAATCCCTTCCAGCAAGGAAACAAATAAG ATGAAGGAACGAGCAATACAAACATTAGGTTACTTCCCAGTGGGAGACGAAGATTTTCCCCACCAGAAGCTACTGCTGCAGGGTTTAATGGATTCTGTGGAG GCCAAACAGATAGAGCTGCAGTTCACTGTTGGTGAAGCTATTACCAGTGCTGCTGTTGGAACCAGCTCAGTGGCTGCGCGGGATGCATGGACCGTCACAGAGGAGGAATATATCCCTCCTTCAG ATTTGAAGGTGAATGATGTGGTGCCCTGGGTCCTAGACCTTATTTTGAACAAGCACATCATCAGTCCCAACCCACATGTTAGACAGGCAGCTTGCATCTGGCTTCTGTCATTGGTGAAAAAGCTGAGCACCCACAAAGCAATTAAG TCTCATCTCAAGGATATTCAAAGTGCATTTGTTTCAATTCTGTCAGATAGTGATG AGCTTAGTCAAGATGTTGCTTCAAAAGGTCTTGGGCTGATATATGAACTAGGAAGTGAACAGGATCAGCAAGAGCTAGTCACTACGCTCGTTGATACCCTTATGACTGGGAAAAG AGCCAAACATGAGATGACTGGAGAAACCGTGGTATTTCAGGGAGGTCTGAGTAAAACCCCAGATGG TCAAGGTCTTTCTACCTATAAGGAGCTTTGTTCACTGGCTAGTGACCTCAATCAGCCAGACCTGGTGTACAAATTCATGAATCTGGCCAACCATCACGCCATGTGGAATTCTCGGAAG GGAGCAGCTTTTGGTTTCAATGTGATAGCTACCAAGGCTGGAGAGCAACTGGCTCCATTTTTGCCCCAGCTTCTTCCCCGGCTTTACCGTTACCAGTTTGACCCCAACCTGGGCATTCGGCAGGCAATGACCAGCATTTGGAATGCTCTGGTCACTGACAAGTCCATG GTTGATAAGTACATGAAGGAAATTCTTGAGGATTTGATCAGTAACTTAACCAGCAGTCTTTGGAGGATCAGAGAATCCAG TTGTCTGGCACTAAATGACTTACTAAGAGGAAGACCTTTGGATGATGTCATAGACAAGCTTCCAGAGATTTGGGAAGTCCTTTTCAGAGTGCAAGATGACATTAAG GAGACTGTGCGAAAGGCAGCAGAATTAGCCCTAAAAACTTTAAGCAAG GTCTGTGTGAAAATGTGTGACCCCTCTAAAGGAGCAGCAGGTCAGAAGACAATAGCTGTGTTGCTCCCTTGCCTCCTAGACAAAGGAATTGTAAGCACAGTTGCTGAAGTTCGATCTCTCAG CATTAACACTCTTGTGAAGATCAGTAAAAGTGCTGGGTCTATGCTGAAACCCCATGCACCAAAACTTATCCCAGCCCTGTTGGAATCCTTGAGTGTGCTGGAGCCTCAAGTCCTCAATTATTTGAGTTTTTCTGCAACAGATCAAGAGAAA aCTGCAATGGATAGTGCCAGACTTAGTGCTGTCAAGTCGTCTCCCATGATGGAAACCATTAACATG AGCTTGCAGTATTTGGATGTGTCTGTCCTCGGTGAGTTGGTCCCTCGGCTGTGTGAACTGATCAAAAGTGGAGTTGGCCTTGGCACAAAG GGGGGCTGTGCCAGTGTAATTGTGTCATTAACCACACAGTGCCCTCAAGACTTAACACCTTATTCAG GCAAACTTATGAGTGCTTTACTTAGTGGCCTGACTGATCGCAACAGTGTGGTACAGAAGTCTTTTGCCTTTGCTATGGGGCATCTAGTCAGG ACTTCCCGAGACAGTAGCACTGAGAAGCTGCTGCACAAACTCAGCAGCTGGTACATGGAGAAGGAAG AGCCAGTTtacagagcaggctgtgctttAACTGTGCATGCTATGGGACGCTACAGCCCAGATGTACTGAAGAACCATGCCAAGCAAGTGCTGCCATTGGCTTTTCTTGGGATGCATGAAGTTcctgaagaagagaaaggagagaaagagaattcTACTCTGTGGACTGAAGTTTGGCAGGAAAATGTACCTG GTACTCAAGGTGGGATCAGACTGTATTTGCAGGAGTTAATATCCATCACCCAGAAGGCTCTGCAGTCCCAGTCCTGGAAGATGAaagctcagggagcagctgccatggcATCAATTGCTAAACAGACCAGCTCCCTTGTACCGCCGCATCTGGGAATGGtgctctctgcactgctgcaagGCCTGCCAGGGAGAACCTGGACTGGGAAG GAGGAGCTGTTAAAGGCCATTGCCAGTGTTGTTTCTGCGTGCAG tgcagagctgcagaagtcAGTGCCAGGTCAGCCCACCATCACAGATGTTGTCCAGGCTCTCCTGAAAGAATGTCGTAAAGAAAACCTGAAGTATAAGATGGTGGCACTGCGCTGTgcagctgaggtgctgcaggcaACAAAGGAAGACCGGTTCCAGGAACTTGCTGATATCATCTTCCCCATGATAAAGAAG AACTCTCTGGAGGGCACGGGAACAGCTTTTCCAAAGCATGATGAAGAGGATGAGGACATGAGGGAGAGAGAGGTTCAGATGGAGTCCCTGATCTGTGCCTTCGAGACCCTGGGCAAAGCCTGGCCGAGGAGCCTGGAAACACAGC GTTGCTATCGCCAAGAGTTTTGCAAGTTAATGTGTGACCGTCTGAAACTCAGCACATGGAAAGTGCAGCTTGGAGTGCTACAAGCCATGAATGCCTACTTTCAAGG GCTAATGTTGTTTGATGAGGAGCATTCTGACCCTGTGGCTTTGACAGAAATACTGTTGGAAACCTGTTCCTCTATCACCCATTCTTTAG aaaacaaaagctACACATCCATAAGAACAGAAGCTTTGTCTGTGATACAACTGCTGCTTAGCAGACTACAAG
- the ECPAS gene encoding proteasome adapter and scaffold protein ECM29 isoform X1, with product MAAAAQDELNQLERVFLRLGHAETDEQLQNIISKFLPPVLLKLSSTQEGVRKKVMELLVHLNKRIKSRPKIQLPVETLLVQYQDPSAVSFVTNFTIIYVKMGYPRLPVEKQCELAPTLLTAMEGKPQPQQDSLMHLLIPTLFHMKYPAEPLKAAASPFNLAEKPKTVQLLLDFMLDVLLMPYGFVLNESQSRQNVSSAQGSSSSSVGGPGIPQPPPGMSFYAAKRVIGDSPWTPELLEQCKLGIVKFIEAEQVPELEAVIHLVVASSDTRHSVATAADLELKSKQSLIDWNNPAIINKMYKVYLGDIPLKTKEGSVLKPEMKRESVSTRVKLKIVPHLLRSRQAAEMFPANIQVVYDGLFGANTNAKLRSLSLQFVHHICVICPESKIKPLGPMLLNGLTKLINEHKEDSKLLSMAYSAVGKLSSRMPQLFTKDIALVQQFFEALCKEDADTRLAIQEALSMMVGAYSNLEGAQRTLMEVLVASYLMKPEVQVRQVAVKFASTVFPPDHIPSRYLLLLAAGDPREEVHGEAQRVLRTFSGKNEKESSGKQMPSFSEMVHYIQDKATHRMKTPAKYMTGTAALPFNPATFGEIVLYLRMCLAHSAGVVPTSQSLADMQDHAPAIGRYIRNLMSGNHLPSSSSSSSSKSAETNPVHIYIGLLQQLLAGVGGLPVMYCLLEVVSVYPEKLAARFVDKMDWIKNLMNTNKEEMRELAALFYSVVLSTMSGDELRASLEQLIKMTKDSHSPEVQHGSLLALGFTVGRYLAKRKIRTMELHDIEQPNTSVMPDQEQLIKSTTETIGSFLDSTSPFLVVGACMALGEIGRNGPLPIPNEGTGFTKLQLVENLLARIPSSKETNKMKERAIQTLGYFPVGDEDFPHQKLLLQGLMDSVEAKQIELQFTVGEAITSAAVGTSSVAARDAWTVTEEEYIPPSDLKVNDVVPWVLDLILNKHIISPNPHVRQAACIWLLSLVKKLSTHKAIKSHLKDIQSAFVSILSDSDELSQDVASKGLGLIYELGSEQDQQELVTTLVDTLMTGKRAKHEMTGETVVFQGGLSKTPDGQGLSTYKELCSLASDLNQPDLVYKFMNLANHHAMWNSRKGAAFGFNVIATKAGEQLAPFLPQLLPRLYRYQFDPNLGIRQAMTSIWNALVTDKSMVDKYMKEILEDLISNLTSSLWRIRESSCLALNDLLRGRPLDDVIDKLPEIWEVLFRVQDDIKETVRKAAELALKTLSKVCVKMCDPSKGAAGQKTIAVLLPCLLDKGIVSTVAEVRSLSINTLVKISKSAGSMLKPHAPKLIPALLESLSVLEPQVLNYLSFSATDQEKTAMDSARLSAVKSSPMMETINMSLQYLDVSVLGELVPRLCELIKSGVGLGTKGGCASVIVSLTTQCPQDLTPYSGKLMSALLSGLTDRNSVVQKSFAFAMGHLVRTSRDSSTEKLLHKLSSWYMEKEEPVYRAGCALTVHAMGRYSPDVLKNHAKQVLPLAFLGMHEVPEEEKGEKENSTLWTEVWQENVPGTQGGIRLYLQELISITQKALQSQSWKMKAQGAAAMASIAKQTSSLVPPHLGMVLSALLQGLPGRTWTGKEELLKAIASVVSACSAELQKSVPGQPTITDVVQALLKECRKENLKYKMVALRCAAEVLQATKEDRFQELADIIFPMIKKNSLEGTGTAFPKHDEEDEDMREREVQMESLICAFETLGKAWPRSLETQRCYRQEFCKLMCDRLKLSTWKVQLGVLQAMNAYFQGLMLFDEEHSDPVALTEILLETCSSITHSLENKSYTSIRTEALSVIQLLLSRLQEAQQWESLTRESREHLVRSLSTMASDSRPELQERAFVLKRTLENLD from the exons ATCAGCTGGAGCGCGTGTTCTTACGTCTTGGCCATGCAGAAACAGATGAGCAGTTGCAGAACATTATTTCCAAATTCCTACCCCCTGTTCTCCTCAAGCTGTCCAGCACACAGGAAGGAGTTCGCAAAAAG GTCATGGAGCTGCTGGTTCATCTGAATAAGCGCATCAAAAGTCGACCAAAAATTCAGCTTCCGGTAGAGACACTGCTAGTTCAGTATCAAGATCCTTCTGCAGTGTCATTTGTCACT AATTTTACCATAATTTATGTTAAGATGGGATACCCCCGTCTGCCTGTGGAAAAACAATGTGAATTGGCTCCAACCCTTCTCACTGCCATGGAAGGGAAACCTCAGCCACAACAAGACAG CCTAATGCATCTTCTAATACCAACCCTTTTTCACATGAAATACCCTGCTGAAccactgaaagcagcagcttctccattTAATCTTGCTGAAAAACCAAAGACTGTACAGCTGCTTTTGGACTTTATGTTGGATGTTCTTCTTATGCCTTATGG GTTTGTATTGAATGAATCTCAAAGTCGACAAAATGTGTCCTCGGCCCAGGGGTCTTCATCAAGTAGTGTGGGAGGTCCTGGAATccctcagccacctccagggatgagcTTTTATGCAGCCAAAAGGGTTATTGGAGATAGTCCATGGACACCAGAGCTGCTAGAACAG TGTAAGCTGGGGATAGTGAAGTTCATTGAGGCTGAGCAAGTGCCCGAACTTGAAGCTGTTATACACCTGGTTGTAGCCTCCAGTGATACAAGACACAGTGTTGCCACTGCAGCAGACCTTGAACTAAAAAGCAAGCAAAG tttaatTGACTGGAACAATCCTGCTATCATCAACAAAATGTATAAAGTGTATCTTGGGGACATACCACTGAAAACCAAGGAG GGTTCTGTGCTGAAACCAGAAATGAAACGAGAGTCAGTCAGCACCCGTGTTAAATTAAAGATAGTTCCTCATCTTCTACGATCCCGACAAGCTGCAGAAATGTTCCCGGCTAACATTCAG GTGGTGTATGATGGACTCTTTGGTGCAAACACAAATGCAAAACTGAGAAGTCTGTCTTTGCAGTTTGTACATCATATTTGTGTCAT TTGTCCAGAGAGTAAAATAAAGCCCTTAGGTCCAATGCTTTTAAATGGACTTACAAAGCTGATCAATGAACACAAAGAG GATTCAAAACTGCTATCAATGGCATATTCAGCAGTTGGAAAGCTCTCCAG CCGAATGCCTCAGCTTTTTACCAAGGATATAGCACTGGTACAGCAGTTTTTTGAAGCCCTATGCAAG GAAGATGCTGATACTAGGCTTGCCATTCAAGAGGCATTGTCTATGATGGTTGGAGCATATAGTAACTTGGAAGGAGCCCAGCGTACCTTGATGGAAGTTCTTGTAGCTTCTTATTTAATGAAG CCTGAAGTTCAAGTACGTCAAGTGGCTGTAAAATTTGCTAGCACAGTGTTCCCTCCAGATCATATCCCCTCCAGATACTTACTCCTGTTAGCTGCAGGAGACCC gcGGGAGGAGGTACATGGAGAAGCCCAGCGAGTACTGAgaacattttctggaaaaaatgaaaaggagagtTCTGGGAAGCAGATGCCTTCCTTCTCTGAAATGGTCCATTACATTCAAGACAAG GCCACTCACCGAATGAAAACTCCAGCTAAATATATGACTGGAACTGCAGCGTTACCTTTTAATCCTGCCACATTTGGAGAG ATAGTTCTCTATCTGCGGATGTGTCTTGCTCACAGTGCTGGTGTGGTGCCAACCTCACAGAGCTTGGCAGATATGCAAGATCATGCTCCAGCCATTGGACGTTACATAAGAAACCTCATGTCTGGCAACCACTtaccttcctcttcctcctcctcctcttcaaaAAGTGCAGAAACCAACcctgtacatatatatattggCCTTCTTCAGCAGCTCTTAGCTGGTGTTGGAG GTTTACCAGTCATGTATTGTCTTCTAGAAGTTGTTTCAGTGTATCCAGAAAAACTAGCTGCCAGATTTGTAGACAAAATGGATTGGATTAAG AACTTGATGAACACCAACAAAGAGGAAATGCGTGAGCTTGCAGCCCTGTTTTATTCTGTAGTGCTGTCTACCATGTCTGGAGATGAGCTTAGGGCATCCTTGGAGCAGCTGATCAAGATGACAAAAGACAGCCAT AGCCCGGAGGTCCAACATGGATCCTTGTTGGCTTTGGGATTTACAGTAGGAAGGTACTTGGCCAAAAGGAAAATTAGAACAATGGAGCTACATGACATAGAACAGCCAAACACTTCAGTCATGCCGGATCAAGAACAACTTATAAAATCGACAACAGAGACAATAG GTTCTTTTTTGGACAGTACCTCTCCCTTCCTTGTGGTGGGTGCTTGTATGGCTCTTGGAGAGATTGGCAGGAATGGCCCCTTGCCAATCCCCAATGAAGGAACAGGATTTACAAAGCTGCAACTTGTTGAAAACTTACTGGCTCGAATCCCTTCCAGCAAGGAAACAAATAAG ATGAAGGAACGAGCAATACAAACATTAGGTTACTTCCCAGTGGGAGACGAAGATTTTCCCCACCAGAAGCTACTGCTGCAGGGTTTAATGGATTCTGTGGAG GCCAAACAGATAGAGCTGCAGTTCACTGTTGGTGAAGCTATTACCAGTGCTGCTGTTGGAACCAGCTCAGTGGCTGCGCGGGATGCATGGACCGTCACAGAGGAGGAATATATCCCTCCTTCAG ATTTGAAGGTGAATGATGTGGTGCCCTGGGTCCTAGACCTTATTTTGAACAAGCACATCATCAGTCCCAACCCACATGTTAGACAGGCAGCTTGCATCTGGCTTCTGTCATTGGTGAAAAAGCTGAGCACCCACAAAGCAATTAAG TCTCATCTCAAGGATATTCAAAGTGCATTTGTTTCAATTCTGTCAGATAGTGATG AGCTTAGTCAAGATGTTGCTTCAAAAGGTCTTGGGCTGATATATGAACTAGGAAGTGAACAGGATCAGCAAGAGCTAGTCACTACGCTCGTTGATACCCTTATGACTGGGAAAAG AGCCAAACATGAGATGACTGGAGAAACCGTGGTATTTCAGGGAGGTCTGAGTAAAACCCCAGATGG TCAAGGTCTTTCTACCTATAAGGAGCTTTGTTCACTGGCTAGTGACCTCAATCAGCCAGACCTGGTGTACAAATTCATGAATCTGGCCAACCATCACGCCATGTGGAATTCTCGGAAG GGAGCAGCTTTTGGTTTCAATGTGATAGCTACCAAGGCTGGAGAGCAACTGGCTCCATTTTTGCCCCAGCTTCTTCCCCGGCTTTACCGTTACCAGTTTGACCCCAACCTGGGCATTCGGCAGGCAATGACCAGCATTTGGAATGCTCTGGTCACTGACAAGTCCATG GTTGATAAGTACATGAAGGAAATTCTTGAGGATTTGATCAGTAACTTAACCAGCAGTCTTTGGAGGATCAGAGAATCCAG TTGTCTGGCACTAAATGACTTACTAAGAGGAAGACCTTTGGATGATGTCATAGACAAGCTTCCAGAGATTTGGGAAGTCCTTTTCAGAGTGCAAGATGACATTAAG GAGACTGTGCGAAAGGCAGCAGAATTAGCCCTAAAAACTTTAAGCAAG GTCTGTGTGAAAATGTGTGACCCCTCTAAAGGAGCAGCAGGTCAGAAGACAATAGCTGTGTTGCTCCCTTGCCTCCTAGACAAAGGAATTGTAAGCACAGTTGCTGAAGTTCGATCTCTCAG CATTAACACTCTTGTGAAGATCAGTAAAAGTGCTGGGTCTATGCTGAAACCCCATGCACCAAAACTTATCCCAGCCCTGTTGGAATCCTTGAGTGTGCTGGAGCCTCAAGTCCTCAATTATTTGAGTTTTTCTGCAACAGATCAAGAGAAA aCTGCAATGGATAGTGCCAGACTTAGTGCTGTCAAGTCGTCTCCCATGATGGAAACCATTAACATG AGCTTGCAGTATTTGGATGTGTCTGTCCTCGGTGAGTTGGTCCCTCGGCTGTGTGAACTGATCAAAAGTGGAGTTGGCCTTGGCACAAAG GGGGGCTGTGCCAGTGTAATTGTGTCATTAACCACACAGTGCCCTCAAGACTTAACACCTTATTCAG GCAAACTTATGAGTGCTTTACTTAGTGGCCTGACTGATCGCAACAGTGTGGTACAGAAGTCTTTTGCCTTTGCTATGGGGCATCTAGTCAGG ACTTCCCGAGACAGTAGCACTGAGAAGCTGCTGCACAAACTCAGCAGCTGGTACATGGAGAAGGAAG AGCCAGTTtacagagcaggctgtgctttAACTGTGCATGCTATGGGACGCTACAGCCCAGATGTACTGAAGAACCATGCCAAGCAAGTGCTGCCATTGGCTTTTCTTGGGATGCATGAAGTTcctgaagaagagaaaggagagaaagagaattcTACTCTGTGGACTGAAGTTTGGCAGGAAAATGTACCTG GTACTCAAGGTGGGATCAGACTGTATTTGCAGGAGTTAATATCCATCACCCAGAAGGCTCTGCAGTCCCAGTCCTGGAAGATGAaagctcagggagcagctgccatggcATCAATTGCTAAACAGACCAGCTCCCTTGTACCGCCGCATCTGGGAATGGtgctctctgcactgctgcaagGCCTGCCAGGGAGAACCTGGACTGGGAAG GAGGAGCTGTTAAAGGCCATTGCCAGTGTTGTTTCTGCGTGCAG tgcagagctgcagaagtcAGTGCCAGGTCAGCCCACCATCACAGATGTTGTCCAGGCTCTCCTGAAAGAATGTCGTAAAGAAAACCTGAAGTATAAGATGGTGGCACTGCGCTGTgcagctgaggtgctgcaggcaACAAAGGAAGACCGGTTCCAGGAACTTGCTGATATCATCTTCCCCATGATAAAGAAG AACTCTCTGGAGGGCACGGGAACAGCTTTTCCAAAGCATGATGAAGAGGATGAGGACATGAGGGAGAGAGAGGTTCAGATGGAGTCCCTGATCTGTGCCTTCGAGACCCTGGGCAAAGCCTGGCCGAGGAGCCTGGAAACACAGC GTTGCTATCGCCAAGAGTTTTGCAAGTTAATGTGTGACCGTCTGAAACTCAGCACATGGAAAGTGCAGCTTGGAGTGCTACAAGCCATGAATGCCTACTTTCAAGG GCTAATGTTGTTTGATGAGGAGCATTCTGACCCTGTGGCTTTGACAGAAATACTGTTGGAAACCTGTTCCTCTATCACCCATTCTTTAG aaaacaaaagctACACATCCATAAGAACAGAAGCTTTGTCTGTGATACAACTGCTGCTTAGCAGACTACAAG